A part of Kryptolebias marmoratus isolate JLee-2015 linkage group LG8, ASM164957v2, whole genome shotgun sequence genomic DNA contains:
- the LOC108231988 gene encoding transcription factor-like 5 protein, with protein MSSPPSAYKAIHASPPSRGHNSDLVGHILSQGLCVAQDQEQMLDSELSLTEMTEAEYSHLHHFIQAQMEAQAGPSDGTDARPHPAPAMAKDATGSTGISPNASTQAIDLSLSSDDHCLVMQGEKTPVTYGEVPGFVLAKIRAEESPVVPPATGRTTSQKQSKPAARVCLEKRFNSSCADTARQQDIPSAVLSNLLTVLQESAETQETLTQPQKLKWMKADRANPFEVSGSYVGGVLDPVTNMCSQVIAHMVEPNIHQGFIFPKSFAFKLNPESLVTKNIYIESSNSREEQELVNTEKNGTTPAVYRSHFDSLSVQPTNDAKAALDMATKSQRGGWKRARSSLSVGQRKERHNSMERERRKKIRVCCDDLNTMVPFCNSDTDKVTTLQWTLTYLRYISLMYGDTIKEEFEKFFTQKREMLLKPSSSSGHHPFHQELDETASVPLAAEQ; from the exons ATGTCCTCCCCCCCTTCAGCCTATAAAGCCATCCATGCATCACCTCCATCTAGAGGACACAACTCTGACTTGGTTGGGCATATTTTGAGCCAAGGTCTGTGCGTGGCCCAGGATCAGGAGCAGATGCTGGACTCTGAGCTTAGTCTGACAGAGATGACAGAGGCCGAATATTCACACCTTCACCACTTCATCCAAGCACAAATGGAGGCACAGGCCGGACCTTCAGATGGAACAGACGCCAGACCCCACCCAGCTCCAGCGATGGCCAAAGATGCCACCGGCTCTACAGGGATCTCACCCAACGCTTCGACGCAAGCCATTGACTTGTCACTTTCAAGTGATGATCACTGTCTGGTGATGCAAGGGGAAAAGACACCTGTGACTTACGGGGAGGTTCCAGGTTTTGTGCTGGCCAaaatcagagctgaagaaaGCCCAGTCGTGCCACCTGCCACGGGGAGGACAACTTCACAGAAACAATCCAAACCTGCCGCCAGAGTGTGCCTGGAGAAGAGATTTAACAGCTCATGTGCTGACACTGCAAGACAGCAAGATATTCCCTCTGCTGTTCTCAGCAA TCTTTTGACGGTTCTTCAAGAGTCAGCAGAAACTCAGGAGACGCTCACACAGCCTCAAAAGCTAAAGTGGATGAAAGCGGACAGAGCAAATCCTTTTGAGGTTTCCGGCTCCTATGTTGGGGGAGTTTTAGACCCAGTAACCAACATGTGTAGTCAG GTTATTGCTCATATGGTTGAACCCAACATACATCAAGGATTTATCTTCCCCAAGAGCTTTGCATTTAAATTGAACCCAGAGAGTCTTGTTACGAAAAATATCTATATTGAGAGCAGCAACTCAAGAGAAGAACAAGAGTTAGTAAACACTGAAA AGAATGGGACGACACCAGCTGTCTACAGAAGTCACTTCGACAGCCTCTCCGTTCAACCCACCAATGACGCTAAAGCTGCGCTGGACATGGCGACAAAGTCACAGAGAGGTGGCTGGAAAAGAGCTCGATCGAGTCTGTCAGTCGGCCAGCGCAAGGAGAGACACAACAGCATGGAGAGGGAGCGCAG GAAGAAGATCCGCGTGTGCTGCGATGATCTGAACACGATGGTGCCGTTCTGCAACTCGGATACAGACAAAGTCACCACCCTGCAGTGGACCCTGACCTACCTGAGATACATCAGTTTAATGTATGGAGACACCATCAAAGAG gagTTTGAGAAGTTCTTCactcaaaagagagagatgtTACTCAAACCCAGCTCCTCTTCGGGTCACCACCCGTTCCACCAAGAGTTAGACGAGACGGCGAGCGTTCCCCTTGCAGCCGAACAATGA
- the col9a3 gene encoding collagen alpha-3(IX) chain isoform X2: MDPQGRQVNQGLLDPLDLLGRPGAPGLPGTNGLPGGVGPQGPVGAEGLSGLPGPPGPDGPPGLPGTLHDLNGDLLCPAICPPGLPGPPGMPGFKGHTGHKGDKGESGKDGEKGDPGPPGPAGAPGTVGLQGPRGLRGLQGSMGPVGDRGLPGFRGKPGITGIIGKTGDVGERGPHGFKGPKGEIGKIGPKGTPGGPGPKGDPGMPGRDGKDGTPGLDGEKGDPGHHGVVGEKGPNGLPGLPGKAGEKGSKGEVGDLGKPGEMGPSGEPGIPGEIGVPGERGIAGPRGVAGGIGPAGNPGPLGVKGFQGVSGGLGDTGLPGPTGLRGELGDRGPVGASGAKGDMGVAGSDGLPGENGEPGPFGPVGQKGEPGKRGELGPKGVTGPQGELGPRGAPGKQGSMGFQGEQGLPGIAGKTGVPGKLTSEQHIRELCGSMIDDQMAQLAANLRRPLAPGMVGNPGPAGPPGKPGGAGSIGHPGSRGPPGYRGLSGELGDPGPRGDVGEPGDKGPIGKAIDGPSGDQGHQGLPGAAGIAKDGRDGSPGDPGEPGEPGRVGRTGHQGPPGICDTSVCQGASVAGKSSNPKNF; encoded by the exons GGTGAATCAGGGCCTCCTGGACCCCCTGGACCTCCT GGGGAGACCAGGAGCTCCA ggaCTACCTGGAACCAATGGCTTGCCAGGAGGAGTTGGACCCCAGGGTCCTGTG GGCGCTGAAGGTCTTTCAGGACTTCCAGGACCTCCTGGCCCTGATGGACCCCCT GGGCTTCCTGGGACTCTTCATGATCTTAACGGGGACCTTCTG TGTCCTGCAATCTGCCCCCCTGGTCTCCCCGGTCCCCCTGGGATGCCAGGATTCAAG GGACACACTGGGCACAAAGGAGACAAGGGGGAGTCTGGAAAAGATGGCGAGAAG GGGGACCCTGGTCCACCGGGACCAGCAGGTGCTCCTGGCACTGTGGGTCTGCAG GGCCCACGTGGTCTGAGAGGCTTACAAGGCTCAATGGGACCTGTAGGCGACAGA ggtCTGCCAGGCTTCAGAGGCAAGCCCGGCATCACGGGCATCATTGGCAAAACA GGCGATGTTGGTGAAAGAGGACCACATGGGTTCAAAGGACCTAAAGGAGAAATT GGTAAAATTGGTCCCAAAGGAACTCCTGGGGGACCAGGGCCAAAAGGGGATCCT GGTATGCCTGGCAGAGATGGCAAAGATGGGACACCAGGGTTGGACGGTGAGAAG GGTGATCCTGGACACCATGGAGTAGTAGGAGAGAAAGGACCAAATGGACTTCCT GGGCTACCAGGAAAAGCTGGTGAAAAGGGGTCCAAAGGAGAAGTT GGTGATCTGGGGAAGCCTGGGGAGATGGGGCCCTCTGGAGAGCCAGGTATTCCT GGTGAGATCGGCGTCCCGGGAGAGAGGGGGATAGCAGGCCCCAGAGGAGTGGCG GGAGGTATCGGACCGGCGGGCAATCCTGGCCCGCTGGGAGTGAAAGGCTTCCAG GGAGTCAGTGGAGGTTTGGGCGATACAGGACTTCCAGGCCCAACAGGACTCCGTGGAGAGTTGGGTGACAGa GGTCCAGTTGGAGCTTCAGGAGCTAAAGGAGACATg GGTGTGGCAGGAAGTGACGGTTTACCAGGAGAGAACGGCGAGCCT GGTCCTTTTGGGCCAGTTGGACAAAAAGGAGAG CCAGGGAAGCGAGGGGAACTGGGGCCAAAGGGTGTGACAGGTCCACAAGGCGAGCTCGGGCCAAGAGGGGCTCCAGGGAAACAGGGATCAATGGGCTTCCAAGGGGAACAGGGTCTGCCAGGAATCGCAGGAAAGACAGGAGTACCT gGGAAACTGACAAGCGAACAGCACATCAGAGAGCTGTGTGGTTCAATGATCGATG ATCAGATGGCGCAGCTGGCCGCTAACCTTCGAAGGCCTCTGGCACCCGGAATGGTGGGCAACCCCGGCCCCGCGGGGCCTCCAGGAAAGCCAGGAGGCGCAGGCTCTATTGGGCATCCCGGCTCTCGAGGACCACCAGGGTACAGAGGCCTATCAGGAGAGCTCGGAGATCCAGGTCCCAGAG gTGACGTTGGTGAGCCTGGTGATAAGGGACCCATTGGTAAAGCTATTGATGGGCCGTCTGGAGATCAAGGACACCAAG GTCTGCCGGGAGCTGCTGGAATTGCCAAAGATGGTCGTGACGGGTCTCCAGGAGACCCAGGTGAGCCTGGAGAGCCAGGCAGGGTAGGTAGGACTGGGCACCAGGGTCCTCCTGGGATCTGTGACACATCGGTCTGCCAGGGAGCATCAGTCGCTGGAAAGTCCTCCAACCCCAAGAATTTTTAA